The genomic stretch ATTTCTCCCCCGCCAGGCTCGCCTTCGCCAGCGTCCACGCCCGCTCGAACACCTCGCGCCGCTCGGGACGCTCCATCACCCGGGCCAGGCCCTCGGCGAGCGTCAGGCGGGGCACGTTCAGCTCGGTGGTCCGCTCCATGCCCGGCCAGTGGCAGTGGGTGCGGACGATCTCCTGCTCGGTGGCGGAGAGGTTGAACTGAACCCCGTCCCCCGCCAGTTCCACCCCGCACAGGTCACCGTTCTCGCGCCCACAGCGGGCGGCTTTGAAGGTCACGTGACTCAGATCGGGCCAGCCCAGGGTGTCGGCCACCCAGCCCGCGAAGAGGCGGGCGGGCAGGTCGTTGTGGCCCGCGTAGCGCACGGTCATCCCGGTGACCCCGGGCAGCCGCCGCGCCGCGTCGGGGCTGTCGAACACCTGGGCCACAGCCTCGCGCCACCCCGCTGATCGACTCCAGCCCAGGTCGGCCAGGGCGTAGTGCCGCGCCGGGGGGATGTCGAGCGTGAGGCTGTCGGCGATTACCTGGTCGGCGATCTCGGTGAGTTCCGAGAGCAGCACGCCGCTGGGCCGGGTGTCGGCGCCCCACCACACGTGGTTGACGGTCGCGGGGCGCAGCAGCGGCAGGATG from Deinococcus apachensis DSM 19763 encodes the following:
- a CDS encoding glucose-6-phosphate dehydrogenase assembly protein OpcA, whose product is MTTATDLQPLGPVETSVRRAQATLDELWAQTDVETRAYTGNIVALTVKKHLARVEEALAGLEGRYAGRQIIGVMDGTREVRVQVSLVPQRGGLYIERLRLAADPEQLQGAILPLLRPATVNHVWWGADTRPSGVLLSELTEIADQVIADSLTLDIPPARHYALADLGWSRSAGWREAVAQVFDSPDAARRLPGVTGMTVRYAGHNDLPARLFAGWVADTLGWPDLSHVTFKAARCGRENGDLCGVELAGDGVQFNLSATEQEIVRTHCHWPGMERTTELNVPRLTLAEGLARVMERPERREVFERAWTLAKASLAGEK